Below is a window of Brassica napus cultivar Da-Ae unplaced genomic scaffold, Da-Ae ScsIHWf_683;HRSCAF=994, whole genome shotgun sequence DNA.
GCTTGCTTTTGGTACTCCCGAAAAACAAATCTTGATCGAACCCATATTTGCCCAATGGATACAATCCGCTCATGGGAAAACTTCATATGGATTTGATGTACTTTTATCTTCGACAAATGGCCCAGCATTTAATGCGGGTCGAAGCATATGGTTGCCCGGCTGGTTAAATGCTATTAATGAGAATAGTAATTCATTATTCTTAACAATAGGTCCTGGAGATTTCTTGGTTCATCATGCTATTGCTTTAGGTTTACATACAACTACATTGATCTTAGTAAAAGGTGCTTTAGATGCACGTGGTTCCAAGTTAATGCCAGATAAAAAGGATTTCGGGTATAGTTTTCCTTGCGATGGTCCGGGACGAGGTGGTACTTGTGATATTTCGGCTTGGGACGCATTTTATTTGGCAGTTTTTTGGATGTTAAATACTATTGGATGGGTTACTTTTTATTGGCATTGGAAACACATCACATTATGGCAAGGTAACGTTTCACAGTTTAATGAATCTTCCACTTATTTGATGGGATGGTTAAGAGATTATCTATGGTTAAACTCTTCACAACTTATCAATGGATATAACCCGTTTGGTATGAATAGTTTATCAGTCTGGGCATGGATGTTCTTATTTGGGCATCTTGTTTGGGCTACTGGATTTATGTTCTTAATTTCCTGGCGTGGTTATTGGCAGGAATTGATTGAAACTTTAGCATGGGCTCATGAACGTACACCTTTGGCAAATTTGATTCGATGGAAAGATAAACCAGTAGCTCTTTCAATTGTGCAAGCAAGATTGGTTGGATTAGCTCACTTTTCTGTAGGTTATATATTCACTTATGCGGCTTTCTTGATTGCCTCCACGTCGGGCAAATTcggttaattatttaattattctatccgcaataatatatttttttttattaattttattaaaataataaaaatataggtatgcactcttatatttatttctacatCTAGGATCCGATTTGTATCATTATCATTGATAATAAGAGGAACTTAAGCATTATGGCAAAGAAAAGTTTGATTTATAGGGAGAAGAAGAGGCAAAAAttagaacaaaaatatcatttgattCGTCGAtccttaaaaaaggaaataagtgAGATTCCGTCGCTAAGTGAGAAGTGGAAAATTCATGGAAAATTACAATCCCCACCGCGTAATAGTGCACCTACACGTCTTCATCGACGTTGCTTCTCGACCGGAAGACCGAGAGCTAACTATCGAGACTTTGGACTATCTGGACACATCCTTCGGGAAATGGTTCAGGCATGTTTATTGCCAGGGGCAACAAGATCAAGCTGGTAAAGATTTAAGTATcctttaatttttctattttttctatgcTCGACGAGGCCCCTTTACCATTCTGTCTAAATAGGCTATTCTATTTGTACAGATATGGAATAGGGGCGCATTCAATTCGTCTTTGTTTATTAGAGTTTAGTCcaagtttttttgtttcatcgCGGGGTAGAGCAGTTTGGTAGCTCGCAAGGCTCATAACCTTGAGGTCACGGGTTCAAATCCTGTCTccgcaacatttttttttcaacaaatgtAAGTTTGATTCTattaactataattaatacttaTCTTTTGGGACGCGAGGCAAAAATTACTATATTTCCCGGTCAACTATACCGAATCTTTGATCTTTTTGAATCCATTTCTATTTGGGCGGATAGCGGGAATCGAACCCGCGTCTTCTCCTTGGCAAAGAGAAATTTTACCATTCGACTATATCCGCATTTTTTTGCCTTCTTGATAAgaaatttatggataatatttgttcaaagctaTACGAGATACACTCTTTGGTTTGGGGTCATTTGATAAAACTCTactaccaaaaaacaaaaaagttcaattaacaattctattaatatatataaatatatatatatttattatatattaataatatatttattctatatctatatatagaattccatattcaataatatattattctctatttccataaaatattatattctatattgatatcagatatcaatttttgattcgttttttttttatttaattagttattacTATTTCATAGTTATATTTAGTAAATtgctatttattaatatttgattcatATTTCACTCAAGTTACAGAAGTTCGACCCCCcctctaatttttttgttttctttatttgcattttatggACTTATATTGAATTTGAATGTGTAATTCGTGGAATGGGAGGGGTCATCTCATTTTTTGATCTGCAACGAATGAATTCAAGAGATAAGAGAATTAAGGATACCCACCAAGAAGACTAATCCAATCCATAAAGATGTACCAGAAAATACAACATTTTTGTTACTCGACCACCCATCAGGAGACGCAAATACAACGGGTACACTAATCAGTAAGATTGATGAAGTAATAATTAATGCAAAAACAGCCAATTGAAAAGCAATAGTCATGTTTTTAATCCTCCAAGCTATTAACAATATACACCATTTAATCCTCTTACCcactaaaaaaattttaataaataaagggattttatcatgaatccgTTTATTCGAGATGCCTTATTTCCAACTTCTTTTTACCACTTTTATTCTATTCGGACATGAAGTTAAAGGTTCTTTTTTACTTCACAAATGGGTAGACTGGATCATGTATCTCATTTATATAGACCAATTGATAGACTTATAAAGAAAGTCACACCCTATATCTTTTTCTACATAGTGATCGTATTAACTCATCGAGCTATGTTCTATTTGgcgaaaaaaaagataaaatagaaattatcttttggaGAGATGGCCGAGTGGTTGATGGCTCCGGTCTTGAAAACCGGTATAGttcataaaaaataactatcgagggttcgaatccctctctctccttttgttggatgaatagatttttttctttattggcTTTTTTTACTTCTTAGCATCATAAAAAAGGAGAATGGCTCGGCTATACTATCCAGCCGAGCCAGAAAAAACGAGATTGaattgaaagaaagaagactTTTTAATATGACCCGATTTTTACTTTCCTATTTTAACTACTACTTTAGTTAAGAGGAGTCATAGAAAGAACAGGTTCAAAATCACGATCAATTCCTTTTTCAAATCCTGCTGCCGCTGCCCGAGCTCTTCCCGCGTGCCATAAATGACCCACGAATAGGAAGAATCCTAGAACAAAATGAGAGGTAGATAACCAACTTCTCGGAGAGACGTAATTGACTGCATTGATCTCAGTAGCTACGCCCCCTACAGAATTTAAGGAACCTAAAGGAGCATGAGTCATATATTCTGCAGAACGTCGTTCTTGCCAAGGTTGTATGTCTTTTTTCAACCTACTTAAGTCCAAACCATTAGGACCCCTTAAAGGTTCTAACCAGGGAGCACGCAGATCCCAAAAACGCATTGTTTCTCCTCCAAAAATAACTTCTCCAGTCGGGGAACGCATTAAGTATTTACCTAAACCTGTAGGTCCTTGAGCAGACCCCACGTTAGCTCCAAGACGTTGGTCTCTAACTAGAAAAGTAAATGCTTGAGCTTGAGAAGCTTCTGGCCCTGTAGGTCCGTAAAACTCACTAGGGTAAGCAGTATTATTAAACCAGACAAAACAACAAGCAATGAAACCACAAACAGATAAAGCAGCTAAACTATAAGACAAGTAAGCCTCCCCAGACCATACAAGTGCGCGGCGAGCCCATGCAAAAGGTTTGGTTAAGATATGCCAGATTCCACCAAATATACAAATGGAACCTAACCATACATGCCCTCCAATTATATCTTCCAAATCGTCCACACTAACAATCCATCCTTCTCCCCCAAAGGGAGATTTtagtaaataaccaaatataacACTTGGGCTAAGAGTCaagtttgtaatttttcttACATCCCCCCCTCCTGGAGCCCAGGTATCATATACGCCCCCAAAATAGAGAGCCTTGAATACTAGAAGAAAAGCACCTACACCTAACAAAATTAAGTGAATACCCAAAATGGTGGTCATTTTATTTCTATCTTTCCATACATAACCGAAAAATGGAAAAGATTCTTCAAGAGTTTCGGGTCCCAGAAGTGCATGATAAATACCGCCAAAGCCCAAAACTGCAGAAGAAATTAAGTGAAGTACTCCAGATACAAAGTATGGAAAGGTGTCTATAACTTCTCCCCCAGGACCTACCCCCCAGCCTAAAGTGGCTAGGTGGGGAAGTAAAATCAATCCTTGTTCATACATGGGCTTTTCAGGTACAAAATGAGCCACTTCAAATAAGTTCATTGCTCCGGCCCAGAATACGATTAATCCGGCATGGGCTACATGAGCTCCCAATAGTTTACCAGATAAATTGATAAGTCGGGCATTCCCGGCCCACCAAGCGAAACCAGTGGTTTCTTGGTCACGACCAGCTAAAGCTAAAGTTCCATTAAAGAGCGTTTCCACGTGGTAGAACCTCCTCAGGGAATATAAGGTTTTCATGAGGCTGATCTTGAGCCGCCATCCAAGCGCGAATACCTTcgtttaaaagaatatttttagtaTAGAAAGTCTCAAATTCCGGATCTTCCGCTGCACGGATTTCCTGGGAAACGAAGTCATAGGCACGTAGGTTCAAAGCTAGACCGACTACTCCAAGAGCACTCATCCATAAACCAGTTACTGGTACAAATAACATAAAGAAATGTAACCAACGTTTATTGGAAAAAGCAACCCCAAAGATTTGTGACCAAAAGCGGTTAGCGGTGACCATTGAATAAGTTTCTTCGGCTTGAGTTGGGTTAAAAGCACGGAATGTATTTGCACCATCACCATCTTCAAATAAAGTATTTTCTACAGTAGCACCATGAATAGCGCATAACAGAGCCGCGCCCAGTACACCAGCGACTCCCATCATATGAAATGGGTTCAATGTCCAATTATGAAACCCTTGGAAAAAGAGGATGAATCGAAATATAGCCGCTACACCAAAACTAGGCGCAAAGAACCAACCAGATTGACCTAGTGGATAAattagaaagacagaaacaaaaacagCAATTGGACCAGAGAATGCGATTGCATTATAAGGTCGCAATTGAACAGATCGAGCAAGTTCAAATTGACGTAACATAAAACCTATTAATGCGAAAGCACCGTGGAGAGCAACAAAAGCCCACAGACCGCCTAATTGACACCAACGAGTAAAATCTCCTTGTGCTTCAGGACCCCACAGTAACAACAAAGAATGCGCTAAACTATTAGCAGGAGTAGAAACTGCAGCGGTTAAAAAATTGCAACCTTCTAAATAGGAACTAGCCAATCCATGAGTATACCATGAAGTTACAAAGGTTGTACCTGTGAACCAACCCCCCAAAGCGAAATAGGCACAAGGAAAGAGCAATAGACCAGACCAACCTACAAAAACGAAGCGGTCCCTCCGTAACCAGTCAtccataatatcaaataaatctttttcgtctttggtAAATTTACCAAGGGCTATAGTCATAGCGATCCTCCTATTCATCTACTTCAACCATTTCCGAACACCTTTATATatcttaatgttatatattatgttcagGACGCTCAAAattctatcatttatttatgatttgatttCTCGCGCACTGCCCCATAAAATTTAACCTTTAGAATTTCATTTAATTGGTTTCGaagatcaaaatatttgattttattggtCCTTACTTAGGTAAACGCATCAACTCAAATTGTTTCTTCCTTGCTATTAGTTTCTTAATAAGTAGTTGAATCTAAATCATGAATTGTCAGATGACTCATTACTCAGATAAAGaaatctttttttctattttatttgatatctaCATGTCCATGCCGgtaaaaaaagggaaaatttattatttatatctaattcaatacaatatttaaataaaataatagcaaaCTGTAAATGAGAGTTTCTTTCTCACATACACCTTCAATCCCATTACATTGTCATCTTGTAAGCATCAATATGGAAATATTTGATTGATATCTGAAGCCATTCTTTATGATTCGATTTTTTGATTCTTAATACAATTTGATTCTTATACAACTAGAATTTAGGCTCTTGTTATGTTCTGGAATCAAAACAAGATATTGAAATACCCTTTAGgtattaaaaaatttggaatAAGACTTTCTTTCTCTAGGCAGGAACGCAATATATTTCCTATGAaatatagaaacaagaagattaaataagagatatcgACAGATTtccgaataaaaaaatatgaaataaaacaaatctaCTGTTTCAATTTTATCTCTATCGAATTTGAATATCAGAATAGTGGATATAGTCATGATTCGACGGGTTAGGTCCActtactttttcttttggatttgTTGATTTCTAATCTATCGAAAAAGGGAAACAACGAATATCTATTTGGCGATTCAAAAGCCGACTTATTATTATtcattgtattataatataaaaatgttcaatttgattttctaaattactctctcactttattattagttattattaactctctcactttattattagttattattaaaatgaaattcattagaatgaaattcaaaaaattcgaAATTATAGACTTTCGAATGAAATTTTTCCTATATAGAAAGTTAAAGAAAGTAATAGAAAGTTAAAGAAAGTAAAAGCCCCTTATCGGATTTGAACCGATGACTTACGCCTTACCATGGCGTTACTCTACCACTGAGTTAAAAGGGCCGTCTTGATTTAATTCCTGACTGAGTCGATAggtaatcaatatatataatataatatatataatatagacGCATAGGGGGTAGTAGTCTTTTTTATAATGAAGCGAGAATTGATTTACCTATCGACCTCATCagtcaaaaaattaaatcaagacGGCCCTTTTAACTCTTGGTAGAGTACGCCATGGTAAGGCGTAAGTCATCGGTTCAAATCCGATAAGGGGCTTTTACTTTCTTTAACTTCTATTACTTTCTTAACTTTCTATATAGGAAAAATTTCATTCGAAATTCTATAATTTcgaatttttgaatttcattctaatgaatttcatttaataataactaataataaagtgagagagtttaataataactaataataaagtgagagagtaatttagaaaatcaaattgaacatttttatattataatacaatgaATAATAATAAGTCGGCTTTTGAATCGCCAAATAGATATTCGTTGTTTCCCTTTTTCGATAGATTAGAAATCAAcaaatccaaaagaaaaagtaagTGGACCTAACCCGTCGAATCATGACTATATCCACTATTCTGATATTCAAATTCGATAGAGATAAAATTGAAACAGtagatttgttttatttcatatttttttattcggaAATCTGTcgatatctcttatttaatcttcttgtttctatattTCATAGGAAATATATTGCGTTCCTGCCTAGAGAAAGAAAGTCTTattccaaattttttaatacCTAAAGGGTATTTCAATATCTTGTTTTGATTCCAGAACATAACAAGAGCCTAAATTCTAGTTGTATAAGAATCAAATTGTATTAAGAATCAAAAAATCGAATCATAAAGAATGGCTTCAGATATCAATCAAATATTTCCATATTGATGCTTACAAGATGACAATGTAATGGGATTGAAGGTGTATGTGAGAAAGAAACTCTCATTTACAGtttgctattattttatttaaatattgtattgaattagatataaataataaattttccctttttttacCGGCATGGACATGtagatatcaaataaaatagaaaaaagatTTCTTTATCTGAGTAATGAGTCATCTGACAATTCATGATTTAGATTCAACTACTTATTAAGAAACTAATAGCAAGGAAGAAACAATTTGAGTTGATGCGTTTACCTAAGTAAGGaccaataaaatcaaatattttgatcttCGAAACCAATTAAATGAAATTCTAAAGGTTAAATTTTATGGGGCAGTGCGCGAGaaatcaaatcataaataaatgatagaatTTTGAGCGTCctgaacataatatataacattaagatATATAAAGGTGTTCGGAAATGGTTGAAGTAGATGAATAGGAGGATCGCTATGACTATAGCCCTTGGTAAATTTaccaaagacgaaaaagatttatttgatattatggaTGACTGGTTACGGAGGGACCGCTTCGTTTTTGTAGGTTGGTCTGGTCTATTGCTCTTTCCTTGTGCCTATTTCGCTTTGGGGGGTTGGTTCACAGGTACAACCTTTGTAACTTCATGGTATACTCATGGATTGGCTAGTTCCTATTTAGAAGGTTGCAATTTTTTAACCGCTGCAGTTTCTACTCCTGCTAATAGTTTAGCGCATTCTTTGTTGTTACTGTGGGGTCCTGAAGCACAAGGAGATTTTACTCGTTGGTGTCAATTAGGCGGTCTGTGGGCTTTTGTTGCTCTCCACGGTGCTTTCGCATTAATAGGTTTTATGTTACGTCAATTTGAACTTGCTCGATCTGTTCAATTGCGACCTTATAATGCAATCGCATTCTCTGGTCCAATTGctgtttttgtttctgtctttctaatTTATCCACTAGGTCAATCTGGTTGGTTCTTTGCGCCTAGTTTTGGTGTAGCGGCTATATTTCGATTCATCCTCTTTTTCCAAGGGTTTCATAATTGGACATTGAACCCATTTCATATGATGGGAGTCGCTGGTGTACTGGGCGCGGCTCTGTTATGCGCTATTCATGGTGCTACTGTAGAAAATACTTTATTTGAAGATGGTGATGGTGCAAATACATTCCGTGCTTTTAACCCAACTCAAGCCGAAGAAACTTATTCAATGGTCACCGCTAACCGCTTTTGGTCACAAATCTTTGGGGTTGCTTTTTCCAATAAACGTTGGTTACATTTCTTTATGTTATTTGTACCAGTAACTGGTTTATGGATGAGTGCTCTTGGAGTAGTCGGTCTAGCTTTGAACCTACGTGCCTATGACTTCGTTTCCCAGGAAATCCGTGCAGCGGAAGATCCGGAATTTGAGACTTTCTAtactaaaaatattcttttaaacgAAGGTATTCGCGCTTGGATGGCGGCTCAAGATCAGCCTCATGAAAACCTTATATTCCCTGAGGAGGTTCTACCACGTGGAAACGCTCTTTAATGGAACTTTAGCTTTAGCTGGTCGTGACCAAGAAACCACTGGTTTCGCTTGGTGGGCCGGGAATGCCCGACTTATCAATTTATCTGGTAAACTATTGGGAGCTCATGTAGCCCATGCCGGATTAATCGTATTCTGGGCCGGAGCAATGAACTTATTTGAAGTGGCTCATTTTGTACCTGAAAAGCCCATGTATGAACAAGGATTGATTTTACTTCCCCACCTAGCCACTTTAGGCTGGGGGGTAGGTCCTGGGGGAGAAGTTATAGACACCTTTCCATACTTTGTATCTGGAGTACTTCACTTAATTTCTTCTGCAGTTTTGGGCTTTGGCGGTATTTATCATGCACTTCTGGGACCCGAAACTCTTGAAGAATCTTTTCCATTTTTCGGTTATGTATGGAAAGATAGAAATAAAATGACCACCATTTTGGGTATTCACTTAATTTTGTTAGGTGTAGGTGCTTTTCTTCTAGTATTCAAGGCTCTCTATTTTGGGGGCGTATATGATACCTGGGCTCCAGGAGGGGGGGATGTaagaaaaattacaaacttGACTCTTAGCCCAAGTgttatatttggttatttactaAAATCTCCCTTTGGGGGAGAAGGATGGATTGTTAGTGTGGACGATTTGGAAGATATAATTGGAGGGCATGTATGGTTAGGTTCCATTTGTATATTTGGTGGAATCTGGCATATCTTAACCAAACCTTTTGCATGGGCTCGCCGCGCACTTGTATGGTCTGGGGAGGCTTACTTGTCTTATAGTTTAGCTGCTTTATCTGTTTGTGGTTTCATTGCTTGTTGTTTTGTCTGGTTTAATAATACTGCTTACCCTAGTGAGTTTTACGGACCTACAGGGCCAGAAGCTTCTCAAGCTCAAGCATTTACTTTTCTAGTTAGAGACCAACGTCTTGGAGCTAACGTGGGGTCTGCTCAAGGACCTACAGGTTTAGGTAAATACTTAATGCGTTCCCCGACTGGAGAAGTTATTTTTGGAGGAGAAACAATGCGTTTTTGGGATCTGCGTGCTCCCTGGTTAGAACCTTTAAGGGGTCCTAATGGTTTGGACTTAAGTAGGTTGAAAAAAGACATACAACCTTGGCAAGAACGACGTTCTGCAGAATATATGACTCATGCTCCTTTAGGTTCCTTAAATTCTGTAGGGGGCGTAGCTACTGAGATCAATGCAGTCAATTACGTCTCTCCGAGAAGTTGGTTATCTACCTCTCATTTTGTTCTAGGATTCTTCCTATTCGTGGGTCATTTATGGCACGCGGGAAGAGCTCGGGCAGCGGCAGCAGGATTTGAAAAAGGAATTGATCGTGATTTTGAACCTGTTCTTTCTATGACTCCTCTTAACTAAAGTAGTAGTTAAAATAGGAAAGTAAAAATCGGGTCATATTAAAAagtcttctttctttcaattCAATCTCGTTTTTTCTGGCTCGGCTGGATAGTATAGCCGAGCCATTCTCCTTTTTTATGATGCTAAGAAGTAAAAAAAgccaataaagaaaaaaatctattcatccaacaaaaggagagagagggattcgaaccctcgatagttattttttatgaaCTATACCGGTTTTCAAGACCGGAGCCATCAACCACTCGGCCATCTCtccaaaagataatttctattttatcttttttttcgcCAAATAGAACATAGCTCGATGAGTTAATACGATCACTATGTAGAAAAAGATATAGGGTGTGACTTTCTTTATAAGTCTATCAATTGGTCTATATAAATGAGATACATGATCCAGTCTACCCATTTGTGAAGTAAAAAAGAACCTTTAACTTCATGTCCGAATAGAATAAAAGTGGTAAAAAGAAGTTGGAAATAAGGCATCTCGAATAAAcggattcatgataaaatccctttatttattaaaatttttttagtgGGTAAGAGGATTAAATGGTGTATATTGTTAATAGCTTGGAGGATTAAAAACATGACTATTGCTTTTCAATTGGCTGTTTTTGCATTAATTATTACTTCATCAATCTTACTGATTAGTGTACCCGTTGTATTTGCGTCTCCTGATGGGTGGTCGAGTAACAAAAATGTTGTATTTTCTGGTACATCTTTATGGATTGGATTAGTCTTCTTGGTGGGTATCCTTAATTCTCTTATCTCTTGAATTCATTCGTTGCAGATCAAAAAATGAGATGACCCCTCCCATTCCACGAATTACACATTCAAATTCAATATAAGTccataaaatgcaaataaagaaaacaaaaaaattagaggGGGGGTCGAACTTCTGTAACTTGAGTGAAATatgaatcaaatattaataaatagcaATTTACTAAATATAACTATGAAATAgtaataactaattaaataaaaaaaaacgaatcaaaaattgatatctgatatcaatatagaatataatattttatggaaatagagaataatatattattgaatatggaattctatatatagatatagaataaatatattattaatatataataaatatatatatatttatatatattaatagaattgttaattgaacttttttgttttttggtagtAGAGTTTTATCAAATGACCCCAAACCAAAGAGTGTATCTCGTAtagctttgaacaaatattatccataaatttcTTATCAAGAAGGCAAAAAAATGCGGATATAGTCGAATGGTAAAATTTCTCTTTGCCAAGGAGAAGACGCGGGTTCGATTCCCGCTATCCGCCCAAATAGAAATGGATTCAAAAAGATCAAAGATTCGGTATAGTTGACCGGGAAATATAGTAATTTTTGCCTCGCGTCCCAAAAGAtaagtattaattatagttaatAGAATCAAACTTacatttgttgaaaaaaaaatgttgcggAGACAGGATTTGAACCCGTGACCTCAAGGTTATGAGCCTTGCGAGCTACCAAACTGCTCTACCCCGcgatgaaacaaaaaaacttgGACTAAACTCTAATAAACAAAGACGAATTGAATGCGCCCCTATTCCATATCTGTACAAATAGAATAGCCTATTTAGACAGAATGGTAAAGGGGCCTCGTCGAgcatagaaaaaatagaaaaattaaaggATACTTAAATCTTTACCAGCTTGATCTTGTTGCCCCTGGCAATAAACATGCCTGAACCATTTCCCGAAGGATGTGTCCAGATAGTCCAAAGTCTCGATAGTTAGCTCTCGGTCTTCCGGTCGAGAAGCAACGTCGATGAAGACGTGTAGGTGCACTATTACGCGGTGGGGATTGTAATTTTCCATGAATTTTCCACTTCTCACTTAGCGACGGAATCTcacttatttccttttttaaggaTCGACGaatcaaatgatatttttgttctaaTTTTTGCCTCTTCTTCTCCCTATAAATCAAACTTTTCTTTGCCATAATGCTTAAGTTCCTCTTATTATCAATGATAATGATACAAATCGGATCCTAGatgtagaaataaatataagagtg
It encodes the following:
- the LOC111210648 gene encoding LOW QUALITY PROTEIN: photosystem II CP43 reaction center protein-like (The sequence of the model RefSeq protein was modified relative to this genomic sequence to represent the inferred CDS: deleted 1 base in 1 codon) — protein: MNRRIAMTIALGKFTKDEKDLFDIMDDWLRRDRFVFVGWSGLLLFPCAYFALGGWFTGTTFVTSWYTHGLASSYLEGCNFLTAAVSTPANSLAHSLLLLWGPEAQGDFTRWCQLGGLWAFVALHGAFALIGFMLRQFELARSVQLRPYNAIAFSGPIAVFVSVFLIYPLGQSGWFFAPSFGVAAIFRFILFFQGFHNWTLNPFHMMGVAGVLGAALLCAIHGATVENTLFEDGDGANTFRAFNPTQAEETYSMVTANRFWSQIFGVAFSNKRWLHFFMLFVPVTGLWMSALGVVGLALNLRAYDFVSQEIRAAEDPEFETFYTKNILLNEGIRAWMAAQDQPHENLIFPEEVLPRGNLFNGTLALAGRDQETTGFAWWAGNARLINLSGKLLGAHVAHAGLIVFWAGAMNLFEVAHFVPEKPMYEQGLILLPHLATLGWGVGPGGEVIDTFPYFVSGVLHLISSAVLGFGGIYHALLGPETLEESFPFFGYVWKDRNKMTTILGIHLILLGVGAFLLVFKALYFGGVYDTWAPGGGDVRKITNLTLSPSVIFGYLLKSPFGGEGWIVSVDDLEDIIGGHVWLGSICIFGGIWHILTKPFAWARRALVWSGEAYLSYSLAALSVCGFIACCFVWFNNTAYPSEFYGPTGPEASQAQAFTFLVRDQRLGANVGSAQGPTGLGKYLMRSPTGEVIFGGETMRFWDLRAPWLEPLRGPNGLDLSRLKKDIQPWQERRSAEYMTHAPLGSLNSVGGVATEINAVNYVSPRSWLSTSHFVLGFFLFVGHLWHAGRARAAAAGFEKGIDRDFEPVLSMTPLN